The Candidatus Saccharibacteria bacterium oral taxon 488 genome has a segment encoding these proteins:
- the rsmD gene encoding 16S rRNA (guanine(966)-N(2))-methyltransferase RsmD yields MRVKLIAGEFGGRFIQAPPGSTTHPMGERVRSAMFNSLGETVRGARVLDTFAGSGAIGLEALSRGAESVVFVERDRVAQRVIAENISTVGASENSIVIKTTVANWLESMSVTEEFDLIFADPPYHNPQFSTVSRLMGLLKPGGHMVLSHSGIGEVPIQNGIVVVDNRSYGGAHLTYFRKEISD; encoded by the coding sequence GTGCGCGTTAAGCTCATTGCTGGTGAATTTGGCGGACGATTCATCCAGGCGCCGCCCGGCTCGACGACGCATCCCATGGGCGAGCGGGTCCGTTCGGCGATGTTCAATTCACTGGGCGAAACCGTGCGTGGCGCGCGGGTACTGGATACTTTTGCTGGCTCCGGTGCGATTGGTTTGGAAGCGCTCAGTCGCGGTGCTGAGTCGGTGGTTTTCGTGGAGCGAGACCGCGTCGCCCAGCGGGTGATTGCTGAAAATATTAGCACCGTGGGCGCCAGCGAAAACTCTATTGTAATAAAAACAACGGTAGCAAATTGGCTAGAAAGCATGAGCGTAACAGAGGAGTTTGATCTTATTTTTGCCGATCCACCATACCACAACCCGCAGTTTTCCACAGTCTCGCGACTGATGGGACTTCTCAAACCGGGTGGACATATGGTATTATCACACTCAGGAATAGGTGAGGTGCCAATTCAGAACGGAATTGTTGTGGTGGACAATCGTAGTTATGGGGGTGCGCACCTCACTTACTTCCGTAAGGAGATAAGTGACTGA